The following coding sequences are from one Dehalococcoidia bacterium window:
- a CDS encoding class F sortase, whose translation MWRLAGRAGRIKRFLLGRPGATRAARAYRAAAAVCLIAALGLLAFSAYSVANQGPTQKKLARGVVFDQPLLAAAATSEPTAPPSPSPASATGTPTASPSATPSSPPTSAPEPPSPTPAPSQAGIVRLKIAAINVDAPISVKGVDGRGVMEDPNSWNDVVWYNFSGRPGFGSGNNAVFAGHVDYIRHGPAVFWDLSKLKPGDAVDVVLGDGTDYTYRVTSMAVYGANDAPVDAIIGPTSTESVTLITCNGTFAAGEYNNRLVVRAERLSNAPLPDQVTPRG comes from the coding sequence ATGTGGCGGCTGGCGGGTCGGGCGGGTCGAATCAAGCGATTCCTGCTGGGGCGGCCCGGTGCAACGCGGGCGGCGCGGGCCTACCGTGCAGCGGCGGCGGTATGCCTGATCGCGGCGCTGGGGCTGCTGGCGTTCAGCGCCTACAGCGTCGCCAACCAGGGGCCGACGCAGAAGAAGCTGGCGCGCGGGGTCGTTTTCGATCAGCCGCTGCTGGCCGCGGCCGCGACATCCGAGCCAACCGCGCCGCCCAGCCCCTCGCCGGCCTCTGCCACCGGAACGCCCACGGCATCGCCCTCTGCCACGCCGTCGTCGCCGCCCACCAGCGCCCCGGAGCCGCCATCGCCGACGCCGGCGCCGAGCCAGGCGGGCATCGTGCGGCTGAAGATCGCCGCGATCAACGTTGACGCTCCGATCAGCGTGAAGGGCGTGGACGGCCGCGGCGTGATGGAAGATCCGAACAGCTGGAACGACGTGGTCTGGTACAACTTCAGCGGCCGGCCCGGCTTTGGCAGCGGCAACAACGCCGTGTTCGCCGGGCATGTGGACTACATTCGCCACGGGCCCGCGGTCTTCTGGGATCTCAGCAAGCTCAAGCCCGGCGATGCGGTGGATGTGGTGCTCGGCGACGGCACCGATTACACCTACCGCGTCACCTCGATGGCGGTGTACGGTGCGAATGACGCCCCGGTCGACGCGATCATCGGCCCGACCTCGACCGAGTCGGTCACGCTGATCACCTGCAACGGCACCTTCGCGGCCGGGGAGTACAACAACCGGCTGGTCGTGCGCGCGGAGCGGCTGAGCAACGCGCCGCTGCCGGACCAGGTGACTCCGAGGGGATAG